In Telopea speciosissima isolate NSW1024214 ecotype Mountain lineage chromosome 10, Tspe_v1, whole genome shotgun sequence, the DNA window aaaaatgtcaaagCGAATCATTCTTTGAAACGAATCCAAGAATTCAAGACATACATAACAAATAATACTTTGATTAATCACGAGTAACTAATGCGAATATGCGTTCTTATCATGCATAGCAATATGATAATTTATAGAGGAATCCTCAGAAATGGTAGAAGacagaaaggaaacaaaaaatacCAACCTGGTAACCATTTTTTTGCATTTGTTTCCTTTCAACATACAGTCAGAAACTCAATTTGCTTACTAAGAATCTATTACCAACTACTAATCTGACTTAACAGATATTGCCAGAAATTGGATAGTAACCCTTCATTATTTATTGGAGAAATAGAATTAGAATCCTTCCTCCTTCCTATAAATCCATCCATTTGGTAACTCATGACAGaattcaagaaaaaagaaatggcTAAGACCTTTTCTATTTCCCTACTTTCACTTTGTTTGCTTCCTCATTTCTTCTTGGCAAATTGCTCAATTCCCCTCTCCCCTGCTTTATATGTATTTGGAGATTCTCTTGTAGATAGTGGAAATAATGATTTCCTTAATACAACTGCAAAAGTGAATTATAAACCATATGGCATAGACTTTCCAACTGGTCCAACAGGCAGATTCAGCAATGGCAACACTTTTGCAGATTTCTTAGGTAAGTGACTAATTGTGATTCAACTTATGCAGTGATCAAGAAGATATGGTCATGGTTCATACCCATCACCTGCTAATCTACGGCCCAGCTGCCCATCCTGCCTATGCTGCACAGACACAGGTGCGCAcacaaagaccaccttaccctcaCTCGGGAAacgtgtttgggcaggggtaaggtggtctttgcaAGAGCGCCTATGTCTACGCAGCATAGACAGGACGGGCAGCTGCActgtagaggatccaaatccgtaAATCTTGTCTTCTTTTCCTTACAGTAGCTcaatcaccccccccccccccccccacctccctCTCCTTTCTCTGATAAGATATTTGTTGATTTTGTGACTTTGATTGGCAGCTCAGTATCTTGGGTTACCCTTTGCCCCTCCATATTTAGGTCTTTCAAAGGCTCAAAAGGGTAAAACCATTACTGGAATGAATTATGCATCAGGATCAGCCGGCATACTTCGAAAAACAGGATCAGCAATAGTAAGTAATGAAACACAATATTAGTACGAATTATGGAAGATTGGAGAAAAATGTTCAAATGTTAACCTCAGTAACCTTATGGGTTTGTCATGTAGGGAATTAATATACCATTGCAGATACAGCTTAAGTTGTTCCAAGAGACTGTTAAACATTACTTGCCCAAGAACTTTAAAACCGAGGAAGAGCTTTTATACTACTTATCCAAGTCCATTTTTGTGGTAAACATAGGCAGCAATGACTATCTCAACAACTATCTCCAACCTGCACATTACGATAGTAGTCGCCTGTACAACCCGGTGCAATTCGCCGGTATCCTCAGAAAAGAACTCAAAAAAAGTCTACAGGTACTGACATAAACACATCAATCGTTGCAATTGATTAATCTCTTTTCTGATTCACATTTTTTGGCTATACAATTGCAGGATCTTTATGAATTGGGAGCCAGAAAGTTTTTGGTATTCAATCTTGGCCCTAGTGGGTGTACACCATTCTTAGTATATAGCGAAAAGCTTGCAAGTGGATGTGCAGAGAATGTAAATCAGTTAGTATCCCTCTACAATGAAGGCTTGCCAGATATGTTACAAGAACTGAGAACCAGCCTCAAGGGTTCAAATTTTGTTCTGGCAGAATTTTATGAAGCCAGCTATGATTTGAACCAAAACCCTTCTAAATATGGTActaattaaatttttaaaaaaaaaaggttttcctATACTTGATCAATTAATTATTCTCCTAACTAGAAATTCACTGTTGTAGGGTTCACAAGTAGAAGCAATTGTTGTGTTGTAAACAATGCAACTGCACAATGTGCCCATGGTGTCCAACCTTGCTTGGATAGGACTACACATATCTACTGGGATGCAGTTCATCCAACACAAGCAGCAAACTTCTTGTTTGCAACAGGTTGCTTCTTTTATACTGCCCAGTGTACTCCAATAAACATTCAGCAGCTCACTCAGACATAATAACTGATGCAGTTTGCAGctagaaggaagagaaagataagAGTCTTCTTGAGGTTAAGTGTGGTTCATCATTGAACCAATTTTTAACCTAATCCAATTTGTAACATGTTAATTACTGCCATTACAGCATATGTATGGAGGGTTTCGTTAGTTGAgttaatttctgttttagagAGATTATaagtctttattttcttatttatatggaTGTAAGTCACTCGATATTTTCACATTGGGTGATAATGGAATATTGAATAGTATAGGCTAGAACTCACGGCGTAAGTGCTACATGCTTcatttctctctcatctctattttgttgaacagtgatggccactgAGGGGGGGATGAATCATTGGAGTCTTAAACTTTTCTCTTAATAGCTAGGTTCACTTCACAGTTCACCTATTTATATCCCTGGCACTCTACACAGTCACTGATTTAATCCTTTCAAATGCAAAATCATACCACTAACCATTATTTAGCTAGTAACCCGCCTCAGGCACACATGACTACACTCACAACCCCTACTGCCAAGAGTTGATGATCACAATGCTGCCAAGAATTGTTATGTCAACTGCTAGAGATCCTTCACTCAATCACACATTCTCAATCACTGTTGGAGGCCCCTCACTGATAGCTTAAATATACACGCATAGTCATATACACACCCCAATCTGACTatcaaaggctctaccaggtgTGTACAACCATCTTACAGAAAAACACTTCTaacaataaaaaacaagaatccACAACACAGGAAAATACGTGCTTCCCTACGTGCATAGAGTAATGGTCACTTAGACCTTAGTATCTTCTCAATATTAATTTTCTCAACATGAAATTGAGAGCCCACACCCATGGCAGATGATGGTTCAATCACACTTAGGACATCTGACTTGcttcaaaccctaaaaataaagaCAAGGGGTGTTACCCCAATGGTTTCCCAACATTCACTGGTAACCTGCACTATGTCCAGATACAACTGGATAACTCAATGAAAATAATTGGGCTTATATGAATGCCCCACAATGTCAAACACATCTAGCCTAGATCTTTGCAGTAATACAACCTAGCTAGCATATACAAAGAAATACACTATATCAAAATGACATGCTAGTGGATAAGGACTGCCCACAACATGCTATGTCTCTGATCA includes these proteins:
- the LOC122643268 gene encoding GDSL esterase/lipase 7-like: MTEFKKKEMAKTFSISLLSLCLLPHFFLANCSIPLSPALYVFGDSLVDSGNNDFLNTTAKVNYKPYGIDFPTGPTGRFSNGNTFADFLAQYLGLPFAPPYLGLSKAQKGKTITGMNYASGSAGILRKTGSAIGINIPLQIQLKLFQETVKHYLPKNFKTEEELLYYLSKSIFVVNIGSNDYLNNYLQPAHYDSSRLYNPVQFAGILRKELKKSLQLAIQLQDLYELGARKFLVFNLGPSGCTPFLVYSEKLASGCAENVNQLVSLYNEGLPDMLQELRTSLKGSNFVLAEFYEASYDLNQNPSKYGFTSRSNCCVVNNATAQCAHGVQPCLDRTTHIYWDAVHPTQAANFLFATGCFFYTAQCTPINIQQLTQT